Proteins encoded within one genomic window of Pseudomonadota bacterium:
- the recA gene encoding recombinase RecA, whose translation MDKQKALELAISQIEKQFGNGAIMKLGEARAKLNVGIIPTGALTLDIALGTGGLPRGRIVEIYGPESSGKTTLALQAVAEVQKLDGVAAFIDVEHALDPVYAKSLGVDIDNLYVSQPDTGEQALEIVESLVRSNAVDIIVIDSVAALVPRAEIEGEMGDSHVGLQARLMSQALRKLTAIVSKARSCVVFINQLREKVGVMFGNPEVTPGGRALKFYSSVRIEVRKGEALKVGADIIGNRVKAKVVKNKLAPPFRQAEFDIIFGKGVSRIGALLDVAVDAGIVSKSGTWFTYESHKLGHGRENARTFLEEHSDIAADIERLVRKAQGIDPAETPLVSIDA comes from the coding sequence ATGGACAAGCAAAAAGCCTTGGAGCTGGCCATCAGCCAGATCGAGAAGCAGTTCGGCAACGGCGCCATCATGAAGCTCGGCGAGGCCCGTGCCAAGCTCAACGTGGGCATCATCCCCACTGGCGCGCTCACCCTCGACATCGCGCTTGGAACGGGGGGGCTGCCGCGGGGACGCATCGTCGAGATCTATGGCCCTGAGTCCAGTGGCAAGACCACCCTCGCGCTGCAGGCTGTGGCAGAGGTGCAGAAGCTCGATGGTGTGGCCGCATTCATCGACGTGGAGCACGCGCTCGATCCGGTGTACGCCAAAAGCCTGGGCGTCGACATCGACAATCTCTACGTCTCTCAGCCGGACACGGGTGAGCAGGCCCTCGAGATCGTGGAGTCGCTGGTGCGCAGCAATGCCGTCGACATCATCGTCATCGACTCGGTGGCTGCACTGGTTCCGCGCGCTGAGATCGAGGGAGAGATGGGCGATTCGCACGTGGGGCTGCAGGCGCGCCTGATGTCCCAGGCCCTGCGAAAGCTCACGGCCATCGTCAGCAAGGCCCGCAGCTGCGTCGTCTTCATCAACCAGCTCCGCGAGAAGGTCGGCGTCATGTTCGGCAACCCCGAAGTCACCCCGGGCGGTCGCGCGCTCAAGTTCTACAGCTCGGTGCGCATCGAGGTGCGCAAAGGCGAGGCCCTCAAGGTGGGAGCTGACATCATCGGCAACCGCGTTAAGGCAAAGGTGGTCAAGAACAAGCTGGCTCCGCCTTTCCGACAGGCCGAGTTCGACATCATCTTCGGAAAGGGTGTGTCACGCATCGGGGCGCTTCTCGATGTGGCCGTCGATGCGGGCATCGTCTCGAAGAGCGGCACCTGGTTCACCTACGAATCACACAAGCTGGGCCATGGCCGCGAGAACGCGCGTACCTTCCTCGAGGAGCACAGCGACATCGCAGCAGACATCGAGCGTCTCGTGCGCAAAGCGCAGGGAATCGACCCTGCCGAGACGCCGCTGGTGTCTATTGATGCCTGA
- a CDS encoding regulatory protein RecX, which yields MAARTRVPSSRSTATSQQTSSVSCAKRRESTLPRRRWCLLMPDRGPWRSVEALRASGAASTVGLETGTESPVERAVVQVPVGRALPDDETVSKLIVAAYDHLGRRGHSRGELGARLRRLGGTPASVEAALDWLTARGLLDDRRYAEEAARVGAEGKRWGRHKLRQWLQQRGVSAEVADEAVSGLSAEGEKERAASLAAQQRARGKRPEQIFRFLVSRGYSSGLARSAALSDADDEMAHDESV from the coding sequence ATGGCCGCGAGAACGCGCGTACCTTCCTCGAGGAGCACAGCGACATCGCAGCAGACATCGAGCGTCTCGTGCGCAAAGCGCAGGGAATCGACCCTGCCGAGACGCCGCTGGTGTCTATTGATGCCTGATCGAGGGCCGTGGCGATCGGTCGAGGCCCTTCGCGCAAGCGGAGCGGCCTCGACCGTCGGTCTCGAGACGGGAACAGAGAGCCCGGTGGAACGAGCCGTGGTGCAAGTCCCCGTCGGCAGAGCGCTGCCAGATGACGAGACGGTCAGCAAGCTGATCGTGGCAGCCTACGATCATCTCGGCCGGCGAGGACACTCCCGCGGCGAGCTGGGGGCCAGGCTTCGCAGGCTGGGCGGCACGCCCGCGTCTGTCGAAGCCGCGCTCGACTGGCTCACAGCGCGGGGGTTGCTCGATGATCGTCGCTATGCAGAGGAAGCGGCGCGTGTCGGGGCAGAGGGCAAGCGCTGGGGGCGTCACAAGCTCCGACAGTGGCTGCAGCAGCGAGGTGTCTCGGCAGAGGTGGCCGACGAGGCGGTGTCTGGGCTCTCGGCAGAGGGTGAGAAAGAGCGAGCCGCGTCTCTGGCGGCCCAGCAACGGGCGCGGGGAAAGCGACCCGAACAGATCTTTCGCTTCCTGGTCAGCCGAGGGTACTCGTCGGGTCTGGCAAGATCCGCCGCGCTGAGCGATGCAGACGACGAGATGGCCCACGACGAGTCGGTGTGA
- a CDS encoding PHP domain-containing protein: MQKHTRMSVDMHSHTTASDGTFRPRRLVKRAVKNGVRVLAITDHDTTAGLSEALEEAQRWSIDIIPAIEINTEFHDTEAHILGYFIDVENVPLQQRLLEIRDRRRTRVARMLEQLRAHGVELTEEDVVRHGKGDSLGRPHVAQALVARRYASSVPDAFDRWIGRDRPGYVGRESLSAPEAIALIRGAGGVPVIAHPLYLRSDALVEELIEAGLGGIEAVYPTHSPAQREHFAALAKAHGLGVTGGSDFHGPQIKKIDVGEISFSLTDLRAFCLQVGQEPPRLARG; this comes from the coding sequence ATGCAGAAGCACACGCGCATGAGCGTTGACATGCACTCCCATACAACCGCATCTGATGGCACATTCCGGCCCAGGCGTCTTGTGAAGCGCGCCGTGAAGAACGGGGTGCGGGTCCTGGCCATCACCGATCACGATACGACAGCGGGGCTGAGCGAGGCACTCGAGGAAGCGCAGCGCTGGAGCATCGACATCATTCCGGCCATCGAGATCAACACCGAGTTCCACGATACCGAAGCCCACATCCTCGGCTATTTCATCGATGTGGAGAACGTGCCGCTGCAGCAGCGGCTGCTCGAGATCCGCGATCGTCGCCGCACCCGCGTTGCGCGCATGCTCGAGCAGCTTCGTGCCCACGGGGTCGAGCTCACCGAGGAAGACGTGGTCCGGCACGGCAAGGGCGACTCGCTCGGTCGCCCACACGTTGCCCAGGCGCTCGTTGCGCGAAGGTATGCCAGCAGTGTCCCTGACGCCTTCGACCGCTGGATTGGCCGCGACCGGCCCGGATACGTGGGGCGCGAGTCCTTGAGCGCGCCGGAAGCCATTGCCCTCATCCGAGGCGCGGGGGGCGTTCCCGTGATCGCGCATCCGCTGTACCTGCGGTCAGACGCGCTCGTCGAAGAGCTCATCGAGGCGGGGCTGGGCGGCATCGAGGCCGTGTATCCCACGCACTCTCCGGCGCAGCGCGAGCACTTCGCCGCACTCGCCAAGGCCCATGGGCTGGGCGTCACGGGGGGATCTGATTTCCACGGTCCCCAGATCAAGAAGATCGACGTGGGAGAGATCTCGTTCTCGCTCACCGATCTGCGGGCGTTCTGCCTGCAGGTGGGCCAGGAGCCGCCTCGTCTTGCGCGAGGGTGA